A single Primulina eburnea isolate SZY01 chromosome 11, ASM2296580v1, whole genome shotgun sequence DNA region contains:
- the LOC140804666 gene encoding glucan endo-1,3-beta-glucosidase 12-like: MSLLANLLVCIFPFLLQLSPLPQVSGLGINYGTIGNNLPPPKRVAQLLQSTLINKVKIYDTNPEILEAFSNTGIDLIVAVENSRVANLSSDPRAADEWFTSRVAPFIPATSIVAINIGNEYLTADDKLDQKALFQAIQNMHSVLLARGLDRKIKVTTPHSMAVLASSFPPSASTFAVMLLPAMTAIVGFLADTGAPFMVNAYPYFAYRDNPRTINLEYALLGNGTRVQDPKGYVYTNMLDAQIDSVRSAIASLGFGNRSIKIVVSESGWPSKGEAGETAATPENARTYNTRLIERGQANKGTPMRPNENIDIFLFSLFNENKKQGGASERNFGIFNGDGSKVYELDLSCQFCSGDKLEFGQKTSAAASTRGPSVWCVAKPHADDKVIQAVLDFCCGPGGVDCREIYENGDCFWPDKIHAHASYAMNAYYQMHGRNYWNCDFKGTGLVTFSDPSYGRCRYAHQ, encoded by the exons ATGTCCCTTCTTGCAAATCTCCTCGTATGTATCTTCCCTTTTCTCCTCCAACTCAGCCCACTGCCACAAGTTTCCGGCTTGGGCATCAACTATGGGACAATCGGAAATAACCTCCCGCCGCCCAAGCGGGTGGCTCAGCTGCTTCAGTCCACCCTCATCAACAAGGTCAAGATTTATGACACCAACCCTGAAATCCTTGAAGCCTTCTCAAACACAGGCATAGACCTCATTGTTGCTGTTGAAAACTCACGTGTTGCCAACTTGAGCTCCGACCCTCGTGCTGCCGATGAGTGGTTCACCAGCCGCGTCGCCCCCTTCATTCCGGCCACCTCCATAGTAGCAATCAATATAGGAAATGAGTACTTAACAGCAGACGATAAGCTTGATCAGAAAGCTCTATTCCAAGCCATTCAGAACATGCACTCAGTTTTACTTGCACGTGGCTTGGACCGGAAAATCAAGGTCACAACACCGCACAGTATGGCTGTTCTTGCATCGTCCTTTCCTCCATCCGCTTCCACTTTCGCTGTCATGCTCCTCCCTGCCATGACAGCTATTGTTGGATTCTTGGCAGACACCGGTGCCCCTTTCATGGTGAATGCATACCCTTATTTCGCATACCGAGACAATCCTAGAACAATCAACCTAGAGTATGCGTTACTAGGCAATGGCACCAGGGTACAAGATCCTAAGGGGTACGTGTACACCAATATGTTGGATGCACAAATCGACAGTGTTAGATCAGCCATTGCTTCATTAGGATTCGGCAACCGTTCAATCAAGATTGTCGTGTCCGAGTCTGGTTGGCCATCAAAAGGCGAAGCCGGTGAGACAGCAGCGACACCTGAAAATGCAAGGACTTACAACACAAGATTAATCGAACGGGGGCAGGCAAATAAAGGGACCCCCATGAGGCCGAACGAAAATATAGACATTTTCCTTTTCTCTCTGTTCAACGAGAACAAGAAACAAGGAGGTGCAAGTGAAAGGAATTTCGGGATCTTCAATGGCGACGGCTCTAAAGTGTACGAGCTGGATCTGAGCTGCCAGTTTTGTTCTGGCGATAAACTAGAGTTTGGGCAGAAAACATCAGCCGCAGCAAGCACTAGGGGTCCTTCCGTATGGTGCGTCGCGAAACCACATGCAGATGACAAAGTGATTCAGGCTGTCCTGGACTTTTGCTGCGGACCTGGTGGTGTAGACTGTAGGGAGATTTATGAAAATGGAGATTGTTTCTGGCCGGATAAGATACATGCACACGCTTCATATGCCATGAATGCATACTATCAGATGCATGGAAGGAACTACTGGAACTGTGATTTCAAAGGAACTGGCCTTGTTACGTTCAGTGATCCAA GCTATGGAAGATGCCGATATGCACATCAGTAA